The sequence tgggaagtctgattAACTACCATGAAGTGACTTAAGtcaagggatggggagggagtggggaggactGTGCCCAGGAAAGGTGCTCAAGGCTCTGTGCTCATGGGCCACACCACCCGCAGTGACACGACGGCCACTAACAGCGTGCAGAAAACTCACCCTTCTCCATGGAAGGTTGGCCGTAAGTCTGAGGCAGATTGCTGACCTGCTGTTGTTCCCGTTCCCGTGTACAGGCTGGCCTTTGCCTGTAGAAACTTCAGGGCAGCTTCCTGCTGACCCAATGACAGCTGACAGGGCCCACTCTACCCTCCGCTGCCCTACTTGAAGGCGATCCAGAAGGGGCCTGCTCTCAGTTGAAGCGCAGGTCCCAGCATCAACACCTGACACCAGGCGAGATGCAGTGCTTGCAAGGGGCCAGACGGGGGAGACCTGAGCAAGGTCTAAGGCTTTCTGAACATTTCCCCAGAGaacattttgtgaaaaaaaaaacgtTATCATCCAAATGAAGACCATAAAGATAAGAAGGtctaaactttaaaaactttatttttgcttttttcatacTACCTAAACCCAGGGATATAACATATGGGAAGTTTCCTAACCAGAAAGTACTTTTGCCTTCtggattaaaaataaactctGGAAGCACAAGCTCTACTATTTACGCAGCAGATTCCAAGTTGCCCAATAAAATTCGACCTCAGGATGCAGACTTCAGGCAGGCAAGTTCAAGCGTCAGCCCCTTGAGTGGTACTCAAGGAGACTCACCACCACTGGCCAGGGTTCCCACCACCACACATTCCACTGGCTAGATTTCAACATCCTTCAGGAACACAATCAACTGTCAGAACTCGTTATGATGGACCCTTCTAGGAaaccagtttatttttattatatcagaTTCCACTTTTGGCACCTCGAAAAATCAATTCTCAACCCTAATTTAACTCGCTGCTTTCCAATGGAACCCCTTAACCCTTAGTATTTGAAACTAGTCCAAACTTAAATCCCACTGAACTGTATCAGAGTGTAAATATCTTTCTGTAGCCACTGACTTCAAATTATACAGAATGCTTTTGTCTGACTCGGTGGTTCTTGTGTCCGTATTAACGCTTCACTGGTAGTCATCACTGGCTAGGAACACTAGTTTCACACTAAACAGGCAGCTTAGACTTAAAACGAGTTCTACACCTGTGGGCACTTGTTATAAAATAACTTGCTGTATAAAGAAATCTATActgggaagggacatatgtacacctacagctatggctgattcatgctgatgttagaaaacaaagttctgtaaagcacttatccttcagttaaaaaattaagaaaaaaaatctaagaacatTCTTCACGAATAGGTTCAGGAAGAAACCCCAAATTTGAGTTCTAGAATTACATTTCCTTTCCTTGACAGATACGGGGGAGGCAGGGAAGCCTTTTAGCGGTAGGTCCACACTGCATGTATGTTGTCATAGCATCTTTATAAAGCCTCTAAAGGGCTGTTAACACGCTTTGTAGAATTGTTCTTGTAAATACTGCTTTCGTCTATCAAGCAAAACTTGAAATAAGCTAAACTTCAAAGAACCTAGACAATGACTGTTATTAAAGCTTTGCATTCAATTTAGGTTTTTGAGACTTAGTTGAATAAACAAGTTTATTTGTAAATTTAGTCAACATACATAATTGACCTAAAAACTTCAATAGAaggataaattttaaaaccaCTTGGAAAGCCATCTCTATGAAGTGATTTTCCCAGAACCTACGCCACATGAACACCATTTTAACTGGCAGAGGTTCCGTAAGCTGAAGCTGTGTCCCTCCCCCTCAGCAAGTTTACCCTAAGTTATTATAATACAAACCCCACAAGGAAAAAAAGTTCGGTATTGTTTCCTCTTGGTAGAGAAAAGTTCAACCTAGTTATGAGACCAATCACAACACAAAGAAAAGCTGCACTAACTACTGTATTAGTAACAGATGATGCTGGTGTGAGTAACTTGTATTATAGTCTAGAGCCCTTATAAATAAATCCCCCTCCCCGTTAGTGTTTGCATTATCAGCTAGAGGGTTAGTTTAACATGTGGTAGAATGAGGACTTATGCAAGGTATAACGCGCCCAAGTATTTTACTACGTAAACAAGTGCAGTCTACTCAGGAGAAAATCAATCGAACTCTAAATTACACACACCTTAAAGACAACACTCCCCACCACATGTCAATGcaaaacatttaatttaaaaatgttgacactacaatatataaaatagctaTTATAAATGCACATAGTGTATTCTATAGCTGCcaggtttactttttttttttaaggaaactgtaAGTTACACTGTGGTTAAGACTTGTATCTTCACCCTTGAAAAAGCCCACATTCTATCACAGTGATGTATGGTCAGACTTAACAGCCCCAATTGTTAAACACTTGGATCAAGTCATAACCAGTTTTATTGCAAAAGGACCCTGTACACATTTATCAATTCTAGTACCTTAATAGCTACCCAACAAGTCATTAACATACAGAAACATGCATCATGAGAAGCAAGAAGTATCACCCATCCCTTCTGCATATTAGCAACTTGTCACTCCTGAGCAACAGTGCTCACATCACTGAGGTCTGTGAACAGTCACTTTTCGCATTCATCCTGAGTGAAAGATGGAATGACTTAAGTACAAATGCAACATATTATAAACAATTTCTTACAAAAAAAGTCACAAATTAAACCGAAGTATTTTACAGAATTTACTACAAAACACCATAAAAACTGCTTTCACTTAAGCTCTCTCCCCCCGTATCCGGCGAGCCAATTGGATGTCTTTGGGCATGATGGTGACTCTCTTAGCGTGGATGGCACACAGATTAGTATCTTCAAACAAACCCACCAGGTACGCTTCGCTAGCCTCCTGTGGAGGATAAGAGTCACACTATTAGACTCTCTCCGAGGAGGGGACCAGCCCTCCGCCCGGCCGCACACAGCCCCCACCAGCTCACCTGCAGCGCGCCGATGGCGGCACTCTGGAACCTCAAATCGGTTTTGAAATCCTGGGCGATCTCCCTCACCAACCTCTGGAAAGGCAGTTTCCGGATCAGAAGCTCGGTGGATTTCTGGTAACGACGGATTTCTCGAAGCGCAACAGTCCCGGGCCTGGAGCGAGCATTAGAGCGAGAACACCACCGGTTAACTACAGCGTCCCAGGAGCCGCGGGAACCTTCCCGCCCGCAGCGCCGCCGAGTCATCGTCTCCCTGTCTCGCTGCCTACCTGTAGCGATGAGGTTTTTTCACCCCGCCGGTAGAGGGGGCGCTTTTCCTGGCCGCTTTGGTGGCCAGCTGCTTGCGGGGCGCTTTCCCACCCGTTGACTTACGAGCAGTCTGCTTGGTTCGGGCCATTTTCTTTTACCTGTAGAAGACACCCATGACTCCGGGGCCGAAGCACGCTCGCCTCCCGGTGTGCAACGGCCCGGACGACCGGAGCCCCGACCCTCCCGCCTCCTCGGGCCCCAAGACGGACGGCAGATGGCCGAGGGCCAccgcctcctccccctcccctaaTGACTCAGGCTGTGAGTAGCAGCAGCCTCCTCCGGGAGGGGGGGCGCGGGGAGGAGTCACTTCCCCTGCTCGACGGGCGGAGGCCCGGCTGCCCGGAACCCAGCGTCGGGACCTCTGATTCACCAGAGAGAAAAAGGCGGAGACGCGGGTCCGGAACGAAACCCCAAGGGAAAACTACCCGCCCCCACAGCCGGCGCCAACAGCGGGGTAGCCAGCACCAGCCGGCACTTGGCTCTCAACGGCCGCGAACCGCGACATAAACGGCTGGTAGGGCCTCAAGTCACGGATAAAACCCAAGAACACTTACCTAATGCCAAAGTTATAGGCCGCTTCTCCGACTACCGCGCAGCCGCTGCTGCCCAAAGAGCCGCAATAGCCGACACACAGGAAAGAGCCCTTCCAACGAACCACCAAACCGCTCTGCGCTCTAAGCCCCCCCGATGCCTCCGTTTTTATACCCACGCTTCACGCTGCGTCTCTGCGTCATAGGACCCTAATTTGCATACACCAATGACCTTTTTCTATTGGCTGACGCTTTCGCCGACGCGCTGACATCCCCGACACAAAGGCCGTGCTTCGGCCCCATTCCCTGATTGGCGGACATCTAGACCACTGATTGGCTGTTAAAGTGGCCTAACGATTGGATGAATGCAAAGAGGAATGGACGAATCAGGGTTTAGCACTAAGCCGCTCTTCTGATTGGATAAAATGGAGCTATGTTTGGATCCTTCCCTTGGTTCCAAAGCTCTACAATAGAAAGTCAATGCAAATGAATTGCACTGGTCCTTACCAGGACTGGTCCTTAATCAGGATAGTCGGGAGGGCAAGGGGCCTAACGTTATTTGCATCAAGCTAATACAATGAAGGAGAgggtattttaatgaaaattttgtaaatattttccaatGTAAAGTAAAATGCATTCCTTGTGATTATTTACTTTTCATGAACATTTTGATAGGTGGTAGTGTAAACGAAAATTAGAATTCAGTAAAATCATGTTATCGAGTATTTTATCTATCAGGCATACACATTTTAACCAAAATGCAGTTCTTTTgtttggtggggtggggagagataaataacaaatacaaagaaacaaatgtcaataaattattttatttataaggaCTGTTTTCTATGTCCTTAGACCATCACAACACACTGTGATTTCAATATGCTTACAGTTAAACAAGGAGTAACTTACTAGACAacgtatttttttaaattatgtaattcAACTGAACGAAATCACTACAGCCAGAATGGGAATAGTCAATTCTAAACCAGTATTTGGAAGTccctaaagaataaacaaaagacaTCTAAATTAAATATGGTCCTTTGTATTTAATGGTCTATCCTGGAATATATTACTTctgaagaaacataaaaatggTAATCCCTACCTTTGCCTACATGTCTTGAGTGGATTTTAATACTTAGCTCTTCAGATGATTCacttatataaaatatcaaaGCAGGCTTAAGGTTAAGACCAGTCAAACAAAGTTCAGAAAATTGAAACAAAGCCTTGGGCATTCTACTCCGCAGTTTTTACCCTGAATTCAccgaatattttaaattatttaaaaaagcagaaaaatcagATACATATAGATTCCAACAGAGAATTATACTACATAAATACAAATACCTCAGAAATTTACATCTGACGTCAAAAGTTCCTCCTCTCATCAAAAGTGAGAGGGAAAAAATGCACAGTTTGATTTAAAGCAGCTATGGCAAAAACACCTTTGGCCCAACCACTAGCTCCAAATTCGTTATTTCGACCCCCTCAATCATAACACACAATGTATTTAATTATCATATATCTATAACTTTTATATCAGAATAaagtcaacttcagtttctttcctctgCTCAAAGTTTAGGGTAGAGGAAACATTATTTCATGCCAGGCTGAGAAGAGAAACCAAGATGAAGGTTCTTGCCCTGTTCTCAAAAATTGTGTAAAGCTGAAAAACAGGGCACTGGTTATACCCCAGGTAAGACTGTCAAATGTCCTTGAATGTAACCAGAAAAATACCCTGCCATCTTTTTTTGACTGCTCagatggcctggagaaggaataggatcCTAAATTAACACTCACTTTTGTGTTTCAAGTCTTTTCTAGGAGTTCCAGAATCCTAGCTTTCTCATGCTTTCTACAGAATACAGTAGTgatccatccccaccccacacaACCCCACCCCCAGTTTTGCTAATTACTAGAGATAAACGAAACTAGGTATGGATTTACATGCATCCATTTAAGATTAGTGGAAATAATCTGTCCCTCTTACTTGGCAGTCTTATcggtaggtttttctttttcctaaccCTAAGTGAAtgcaaaggaggaaaaacaacagaaaaataggGAGCAACCGAAAATGCTAATACAATCAAAACAATGCAGAATATGAGGCAGCATGTAGGTTACTGTCCTAATTCCTGTTCTGTCACGTACTTGGCTGAGTAACTTTgcacaagttacttaacctctctgagtttcgGTTTCCTCTTCTCTAAATTAAGCAGTTTGGATGATATCATCTCTCAATTCTACTAGTACACACTTATTCTGAAGCTCGTGGTATACACTCATTAAAATCTAGCACGCTGAACTGTATTTCTTCAATAAAATCACACTTAGGTAATTTGGAGGACAATCTATAAGCTGATTACTTGGATTTAACAATAGGATTAAAGCAATACACCACAATTTACACAACTTTTTTGTCCTTTCTGAATTTTTCATCTTCAAACACCCCTAGTGCTTAAACAATTGATTTGGTATGTTTAAGAAATACCAGTTTCTCAACTTGGGTTTGGCTTCTGATATGAAGTTACTCGGAACAACATAAAGTAGATGTGTATCAAtctcaaacatgaaaaatttccaTTCAGCCCACGTAGGTTAATCGAATGTTTCTTTAATGAAATTATCATTATTTAACGTTATCTAATAAAAAGTAATTAG comes from Muntiacus reevesi chromosome 18, mMunRee1.1, whole genome shotgun sequence and encodes:
- the H3-3B gene encoding histone H3.3, with the protein product MARTKQTARKSTGGKAPRKQLATKAARKSAPSTGGVKKPHRYRPGTVALREIRRYQKSTELLIRKLPFQRLVREIAQDFKTDLRFQSAAIGALQEASEAYLVGLFEDTNLCAIHAKRVTIMPKDIQLARRIRGERA